One genomic window of Vulgatibacter sp. includes the following:
- a CDS encoding SgcJ/EcaC family oxidoreductase has translation MRRTTNAAAIIAAALLVGACGTTEGIRMTGESHRTAMEADREAIRRLIEASNEHQNDPERYGALLTSEVAIVNIAGRRVLGREEIVRAVRQAVSGPLARVLTRIELVDIRFLRPDVALASGIKHVSDERRPGEVEASLPTKGSVTFTVVKEGTEWKIASSQTTPIR, from the coding sequence ATGCGAAGGACCACGAACGCCGCGGCGATCATCGCCGCTGCACTGCTCGTGGGTGCCTGCGGCACCACGGAAGGAATCCGGATGACGGGCGAATCCCACCGCACGGCGATGGAGGCGGACCGCGAGGCGATTCGCCGGCTCATCGAGGCATCGAACGAGCACCAGAACGACCCGGAGCGCTACGGCGCGTTGCTCACCTCCGAGGTGGCGATCGTCAACATCGCGGGGCGGCGCGTCCTCGGCCGCGAGGAGATCGTACGAGCGGTGCGGCAGGCCGTCTCCGGTCCGCTGGCGCGCGTGCTCACGCGCATCGAGCTCGTCGACATCCGCTTCCTGCGCCCGGACGTCGCCCTCGCGAGCGGCATCAAGCACGTGTCGGACGAACGCAGGCCCGGCGAGGTGGAGGCGAGCCTTCCGACGAAGGGCAGCGTGACCTTCACCGTGGTGAAGGAAGGGACCGAGTGGAAGATCGCTTCGTCGCAGACGACGCCGATCCGCTGA
- a CDS encoding glutathione S-transferase family protein gives MTPILFYGVPSGCSFGSIVALEWLGQPYRLGRIEMPSVVTSDAYRRINPVAETPSLLTADGAVISETVAILHHLGARGTDRRLAFPQGTHDFDRWNQMLGFLNTSFFGSFAPLWYAVEHELEPQAKQALTEYGRAKVRKAHAQLEAMLGDRPWLLGEHRTLVDAYFVGIARWTRYHDVVDRRDYPALQRLFEKLEADPAVQFAHAIEEQRSAVSAGGFEGEVRLEEALASLRRPAA, from the coding sequence TACGGCGTTCCCTCGGGCTGCTCCTTCGGATCCATCGTCGCGCTCGAGTGGCTCGGGCAGCCCTATCGGCTGGGCCGCATCGAGATGCCGAGCGTCGTCACGAGCGACGCCTACAGGCGCATCAACCCGGTCGCAGAGACGCCCTCCCTATTGACCGCCGACGGTGCGGTCATCAGCGAGACCGTCGCGATCCTCCACCACCTCGGCGCACGCGGGACCGACCGGCGCCTCGCCTTCCCCCAGGGGACCCACGACTTCGACCGCTGGAACCAGATGCTGGGGTTCCTGAACACGAGCTTCTTCGGCTCCTTCGCGCCGCTCTGGTACGCCGTGGAGCACGAGCTGGAGCCGCAGGCGAAGCAGGCGCTCACCGAGTACGGTCGGGCCAAGGTCCGAAAGGCCCACGCGCAGCTCGAGGCCATGCTCGGCGATCGCCCCTGGCTGCTCGGTGAGCACCGCACCCTGGTGGACGCCTACTTCGTCGGCATCGCCCGTTGGACCCGCTACCACGACGTGGTCGACCGTCGGGACTACCCGGCCCTGCAGCGGCTCTTCGAGAAGCTGGAGGCCGATCCGGCGGTGCAGTTCGCCCACGCCATCGAGGAGCAGCGTTCGGCTGTCTCGGCGGGGGGCTTCGAGGGCGAGGTCCGGCTCGAGGAGGCGCTCGCGTCGCTGCGCCGCCCGGCTGCGTAG